A region of Thermovibrio ammonificans HB-1 DNA encodes the following proteins:
- a CDS encoding tetratricopeptide repeat protein, whose amino-acid sequence MRKLFAALLVVLFLAVNSYATVKVDVEAKLFQKGLQQFKIGSYSTALEYFIRALKPGSKYYKKALFMLAKTYYAIGKKLGNKQYLWQALNYLELYFIAVGNHKLPWDYYYLRAQIYESLSFYEQALALYRVAFLAAKTEQQRIETTIGIVRTAVWVRRPDIVDEYYILISTAKLTPQQEREVEFVRGLVLFSQGKYREALPYFFRLYKLYESYLIDNPEYYFLVAEDIYRLGNLNLAEQLFQRIVSLTRDPEVIRKAYLRLGDIELRRKNLKLAFVYYYTVISDYPNSQEAIVARLKIIPLLKNPVVKYRAMLSKDPAFKDPVKYVAQVLVNYRTTYVGIYALADLGYLVFNLGSPETVFKRLTWEVSLVFPEEVKYEQREFLRYLWTPYLLKLPYKKGCQLYRSNPRFFQELFGKRVLLKFASDLKACNMRRLRVELFKYMVSRWHDDASLLMMAEALFEDRDFRGALKVLKKVKNKNSCDYRRLLLKLALFIPVKGIEPSKFVQECPIKGLESTSLAIYYLSKSGNIESAFQKFREAQKELVRKYKKELVVRAAVDRLMESALEREDYAVLYKVASALLKAGVNDCVVGSYYTIAAVRLGLLNEASKEVKAIKGCVDSLSTLAKAVYDDSLLEEELRDGAVLSGVKKP is encoded by the coding sequence TTGAGGAAGCTCTTTGCCGCTTTGCTGGTTGTTCTCTTTTTAGCAGTAAACTCGTATGCCACCGTAAAAGTTGACGTTGAGGCTAAGCTGTTTCAGAAGGGCCTTCAGCAGTTTAAGATAGGCTCTTACTCTACGGCCCTTGAGTACTTTATAAGGGCTTTAAAGCCCGGGAGCAAGTACTACAAGAAGGCCCTCTTTATGCTTGCGAAAACCTACTACGCCATAGGGAAGAAACTCGGGAACAAGCAGTACCTTTGGCAGGCCCTTAACTACCTTGAGCTCTACTTTATAGCCGTTGGTAACCACAAGCTCCCCTGGGACTACTACTACCTTCGGGCCCAAATCTACGAGTCCCTCTCCTTTTACGAGCAGGCCCTTGCCCTCTATAGGGTGGCCTTCCTTGCGGCGAAAACCGAGCAGCAGAGGATAGAGACCACTATAGGCATAGTGAGAACCGCCGTTTGGGTTCGGAGGCCCGATATCGTAGATGAGTACTACATACTCATAAGCACCGCCAAGCTCACCCCCCAGCAGGAGCGGGAAGTTGAGTTCGTTAGGGGGCTTGTTCTCTTCTCCCAGGGTAAGTACAGAGAGGCGCTTCCCTACTTCTTCAGGCTCTACAAGCTCTACGAGTCCTATCTGATAGACAACCCGGAATACTACTTCCTTGTTGCCGAGGATATCTACAGGCTCGGCAACTTGAACCTTGCAGAGCAGCTCTTTCAGCGGATAGTTAGCCTAACCCGGGACCCGGAAGTCATAAGGAAGGCCTACCTGAGGCTCGGCGATATAGAGCTTCGCCGCAAAAATCTGAAGCTCGCCTTTGTTTACTACTACACCGTTATAAGCGACTACCCTAACTCTCAGGAGGCGATAGTTGCAAGGCTGAAGATAATTCCGCTTTTGAAGAATCCGGTTGTTAAGTACAGGGCCATGCTCTCCAAGGACCCCGCCTTTAAAGACCCTGTTAAGTACGTTGCCCAAGTTCTCGTTAACTACAGGACAACTTACGTGGGGATTTACGCACTTGCAGACCTGGGTTACCTCGTTTTTAACCTCGGCTCACCGGAAACCGTTTTTAAGCGGCTAACCTGGGAGGTGTCGCTCGTTTTCCCCGAGGAGGTGAAGTACGAACAGAGGGAGTTCCTAAGGTATCTCTGGACCCCTTACCTGCTGAAGCTCCCCTACAAGAAGGGGTGTCAGCTCTACCGCTCCAACCCGCGGTTTTTCCAGGAGCTCTTCGGTAAAAGGGTGCTTTTAAAGTTTGCCAGCGACCTTAAAGCCTGTAACATGCGCCGGTTGAGGGTGGAGCTTTTTAAGTACATGGTTTCCCGCTGGCACGACGACGCAAGCCTCCTTATGATGGCCGAGGCCCTCTTTGAGGATAGGGACTTCCGGGGTGCCCTGAAAGTTTTAAAGAAAGTTAAAAATAAAAACTCCTGCGACTACAGGCGCCTCCTTTTAAAGCTGGCCCTGTTTATTCCGGTGAAGGGTATAGAGCCCAGTAAGTTCGTGCAGGAGTGTCCCATAAAGGGTTTAGAATCTACTTCACTTGCCATTTACTACCTCTCTAAAAGTGGTAATATTGAATCAGCGTTTCAGAAGTTCCGGGAAGCTCAGAAAGAGCTCGTAAGAAAATACAAGAAGGAGCTGGTTGTGAGGGCGGCTGTCGATAGACTTATGGAAAGTGCCCTTGAAAGGGAAGATTACGCCGTCCTCTATAAGGTGGCTTCCGCCCTTTTAAAGGCGGGGGTGAACGACTGCGTTGTCGGGAGCTACTACACAATTGCAGCCGTAAGGCTCGGTCTGCTTAACGAGGCTTCTAAAGAGGTGAAGGCCATAAAGGGGTGTGTAGATTCCCTCTCTACCCTTGCAAAGGCGGTTTATGACGACTCTCTGCTTGAGGAGGAGTTGAGAGATGGAGCTGTTCTCTCAGGCGTTAAAAAGCCTTGA
- the flgG gene encoding flagellar basal-body rod protein FlgG, with translation MLRALWTSASGMEAQQTNLDVISNNIANVNTVGFKRSRANFEDLMYQDIRDPGVMSSEENRVPTGIQIGLGVKLSDVSKIFTQGSLIKTDKPLDVAIQGPGFFKIELPGGGEAYTRAGDFQLDNEGYIVTPEGYRLSPNIQISAPETVVNISISPNGKVYVVRNTGGQQVTEEAGTIKLYRFINPAGLKAIGGNLFVQTEASGEPIEGDPNTDGFGKLTQGFLEASNVNIVEEMVNLIVAQRAYEINSKGIIAADEMLRTVASLKT, from the coding sequence ATGTTAAGGGCCCTTTGGACTTCCGCTTCCGGAATGGAGGCGCAACAGACCAACCTCGATGTGATTTCCAACAACATAGCTAACGTTAACACCGTTGGCTTTAAGCGTTCCCGTGCCAACTTTGAGGACCTGATGTACCAGGATATCAGGGACCCGGGCGTGATGAGTTCCGAGGAGAACAGGGTTCCCACCGGCATCCAGATAGGCTTGGGGGTGAAGCTTTCAGACGTCAGTAAGATATTCACCCAGGGCTCTCTGATAAAGACCGATAAGCCCCTCGACGTGGCCATTCAGGGGCCGGGCTTTTTCAAGATTGAGCTTCCCGGCGGCGGTGAGGCCTACACCAGGGCCGGAGACTTCCAGCTGGATAACGAGGGCTACATCGTTACGCCGGAAGGGTACAGGCTCTCTCCCAACATTCAGATAAGCGCCCCCGAGACCGTTGTTAACATCTCCATCTCTCCAAACGGAAAGGTTTACGTTGTTAGGAACACCGGCGGTCAGCAGGTTACCGAAGAGGCCGGCACCATTAAGCTCTACCGTTTCATTAACCCTGCAGGTTTAAAGGCCATAGGCGGGAACCTCTTCGTTCAGACCGAGGCCTCCGGCGAGCCGATAGAGGGAGACCCGAACACCGACGGCTTTGGAAAGCTGACTCAAGGTTTTCTCGAGGCCTCCAACGTGAACATTGTGGAGGAGATGGTAAACCTCATAGTAGCCCAGAGGGCCTACGAGATTAACTCTAAAGGAATAATAGCCGCCGATGAGATGCTCCGGACTGTGGCAAGCCTTAAAACTTAG
- a CDS encoding flagellar biosynthesis protein FlhF: MSVKVYEGEDLESLIEKAKEELGEIDILYYEVEKRGGLLPFFRKRRYRLFVTPKEEECRQPSVQQEQVTKELEELRRLVESLKESVSKAASSAPPPPPPPRGDGGSSVVFEELLVEFTGDALELVKKLLEKGVEPEVAKAIVEKSCGLDIETEKMDLNTATFREAVFSGVKELISFTGGFKVEPQSGEPKLIAFLGPTGVGKTTNLFKVASKFVIEQDLKVGVITTDTFKVGAVQQARVYASILNVPFFVATDQKKFKEILASVENLDVVLIDTVGRSHYDYWRLGEIKAILSGASLPIEYTLLISCNYDTKEALEVVKRYRGFFPVSSLFFTKVDESSRPGVMVNVPYYTELPLAYLSTGQRVPEDIKLLTPEVVTDYLVGS; this comes from the coding sequence ATGAGTGTAAAGGTTTACGAAGGTGAAGACCTTGAAAGCCTTATAGAGAAGGCTAAGGAGGAGCTCGGGGAGATAGATATCCTCTACTACGAGGTTGAGAAGAGGGGAGGGCTATTGCCCTTCTTCAGGAAGAGGCGTTACAGGCTCTTTGTTACTCCGAAGGAGGAGGAGTGTCGGCAGCCTTCGGTTCAGCAGGAGCAGGTAACCAAAGAGCTTGAAGAGCTCAGGAGACTGGTTGAGAGTTTGAAGGAGAGTGTTTCTAAGGCAGCTTCCAGTGCTCCTCCTCCACCGCCGCCTCCCCGTGGGGATGGGGGGAGTTCGGTTGTTTTTGAGGAGCTTCTCGTTGAGTTTACGGGCGATGCCCTTGAGCTCGTTAAGAAGCTCCTGGAGAAGGGGGTTGAGCCGGAGGTTGCCAAGGCGATAGTGGAGAAGTCGTGCGGGCTCGATATAGAGACCGAGAAGATGGATTTGAATACGGCCACCTTTCGGGAGGCTGTGTTTTCCGGGGTAAAGGAGCTTATCTCCTTTACCGGAGGGTTCAAAGTTGAGCCCCAGAGCGGTGAGCCGAAGCTCATCGCCTTTTTGGGGCCTACCGGCGTCGGGAAGACCACCAACCTCTTTAAGGTTGCCAGTAAGTTCGTGATAGAGCAGGACCTTAAAGTGGGTGTTATTACAACCGATACTTTTAAAGTAGGGGCGGTTCAACAGGCGAGGGTTTACGCTTCTATTCTCAACGTTCCCTTTTTCGTGGCAACCGACCAGAAGAAGTTTAAGGAGATTCTCGCAAGCGTAGAGAACCTTGACGTGGTTCTTATAGATACTGTGGGGCGGAGCCACTACGACTACTGGCGGCTCGGCGAGATTAAGGCCATTCTCTCGGGGGCCTCTCTGCCGATAGAGTACACGCTCTTAATTTCGTGTAACTACGATACTAAAGAGGCCCTTGAGGTTGTTAAGCGTTACAGGGGGTTTTTCCCGGTTTCGTCCCTATTCTTTACCAAGGTGGACGAGAGTTCAAGGCCGGGAGTGATGGTTAACGTTCCTTACTACACCGAGCTCCCCTTGGCCTACTTGAGTACCGGACAGCGGGTTCCGGAGGATATAAAGCTCCTTACTCCCGAGGTTGTTACAGACTATCTGGTGGGTTCGTAG
- a CDS encoding flagellar basal body L-ring protein FlgH yields the protein MQGRWGRLGGVLVGIVILSLVGSCGSDRNKGSLVAFPAAPPPEIPQPKPSPGSLFTGYSNLFSDPKAHKVGDVVTITVYENLSGSGSVQNDTSKKSSYNLSVSKPILFGRPFPGRSKDPLVGFSTAPSKSFAGKGSTSRSAKLIATISARVVKVYPNGDLYIVGKKVVKINDDEEVLRISGIVRPEDIGPDNTVPSSKIADMYVEYNGKGYFNQESRPGWLARFLAKIWPF from the coding sequence ATGCAGGGTCGTTGGGGAAGGCTTGGTGGAGTTCTTGTCGGAATAGTGATTCTAAGTTTAGTAGGCTCCTGCGGCTCAGACCGTAACAAGGGGAGTCTTGTTGCCTTTCCCGCCGCTCCGCCTCCGGAGATTCCCCAGCCCAAGCCTTCTCCCGGTTCTCTCTTCACCGGCTATAGTAACCTCTTTTCCGACCCTAAGGCCCACAAGGTCGGAGACGTTGTTACCATCACCGTTTACGAAAACCTTTCGGGGAGCGGCTCGGTTCAAAACGACACTTCCAAGAAGAGCTCTTACAACTTGAGCGTCTCGAAGCCGATTCTCTTCGGAAGGCCCTTCCCGGGAAGGAGTAAAGACCCCCTTGTAGGGTTCTCTACTGCCCCATCCAAGAGTTTTGCAGGTAAGGGCTCAACCTCAAGGAGCGCCAAGCTGATAGCAACAATCAGTGCCCGTGTGGTTAAGGTTTACCCCAACGGCGACCTCTACATAGTGGGCAAGAAGGTGGTTAAGATAAACGACGACGAGGAGGTTTTGAGGATTTCGGGGATAGTCCGTCCGGAGGATATAGGGCCCGATAACACTGTTCCCTCCTCGAAAATCGCCGACATGTACGTTGAGTACAACGGAAAGGGCTACTTCAACCAGGAGAGCAGGCCCGGCTGGCTTGCGAGATTCCTTGCGAAAATCTGGCCGTTTTAA
- the flgA gene encoding flagellar basal body P-ring formation chaperone FlgA, with amino-acid sequence MRCSGLWQALKLSLLLLVFLLIPALSRGAEVILKGEVTAGGAPLYLSQLATVVGSPEEVKLLKQIPILNHLPLCSERTISKREIASKIALYLERNGLTVGDIEVKGPNRVVVKTPCSKVGGDSLSELIRSYIKENYPDFTVLYVPRITVQVPYSHYDQELRLVSIGNGYARFIYQVLVNGKVVKKVWIPVRIDRLEKVVVAAVLIPKGTKITPTMVKLASVPSRKAYNAFHSVKEVVGSIARTDILSGKIIRPTMLKPNFLVKRNMPVKVVYNSGPIHIELLGVALDNGVKGHIIRVKNISTGKVLRCRVVGEGLVEFLSE; translated from the coding sequence ATGAGATGCTCCGGACTGTGGCAAGCCTTAAAACTTAGCCTGCTCCTGCTGGTTTTTCTTCTGATACCCGCTCTTTCACGGGGAGCCGAAGTTATTCTTAAGGGGGAGGTAACCGCCGGAGGGGCTCCCCTTTACCTTTCTCAGCTTGCAACGGTTGTGGGCTCGCCAGAGGAGGTGAAGCTCCTTAAACAGATACCGATTCTAAACCACCTTCCCCTCTGCTCCGAGAGGACCATCTCAAAGAGAGAGATAGCCTCTAAGATAGCCCTTTACCTTGAGAGGAACGGGCTTACAGTGGGCGATATCGAGGTAAAGGGCCCCAATCGGGTTGTTGTAAAAACTCCCTGCTCTAAGGTGGGGGGAGATAGCCTCTCCGAGCTCATAAGGAGCTACATAAAGGAGAACTACCCCGACTTTACGGTTCTTTACGTTCCCAGAATAACCGTTCAGGTTCCCTACTCCCACTACGACCAAGAGCTTCGCCTCGTTTCCATAGGCAACGGCTACGCCCGCTTTATATACCAAGTTCTCGTTAACGGTAAGGTTGTAAAGAAGGTCTGGATACCGGTCAGGATAGACAGGCTGGAAAAGGTTGTTGTTGCGGCGGTTCTCATACCCAAGGGAACGAAAATAACTCCCACAATGGTGAAGCTCGCCAGCGTTCCGTCGAGGAAGGCTTACAACGCCTTCCACTCGGTTAAGGAGGTTGTGGGCTCCATAGCCAGAACGGATATCCTCAGCGGCAAGATTATAAGGCCAACGATGCTTAAGCCCAACTTCCTCGTTAAGAGGAACATGCCGGTTAAAGTGGTTTACAACAGCGGGCCCATTCACATAGAGCTCCTGGGCGTGGCTTTAGACAACGGCGTTAAGGGGCATATAATAAGAGTTAAAAACATCTCAACTGGAAAGGTTCTAAGATGCAGGGTCGTTGGGGAAGGCTTGGTGGAGTTCTTGTCGGAATAG
- a CDS encoding sigma-70 family RNA polymerase sigma factor, which translates to MYTKTRKELVLEHLPLVKKVANRIYRRIPEGAVEFEELVNTGVIGLIKAIERYDENRAKFSTYAYIKIRGEILDYLRKLDFLPRSVREKVKNGDLDDLKEGVASFISIEEKLFADSDRFTVKDTLASPDDGPEERMLLEDAKEKLTEAIKKLSEKEQLVLQLIFVEELDLKSIGEILGISVSRVSQIKSSALKKLRKFLEDSL; encoded by the coding sequence ATGTACACAAAGACGCGGAAAGAGCTCGTTCTTGAGCACCTTCCCCTCGTTAAGAAGGTTGCGAACCGTATCTACAGGCGCATTCCGGAGGGAGCGGTTGAGTTTGAAGAGCTTGTAAATACCGGCGTTATAGGCCTGATAAAGGCGATAGAGCGTTACGACGAGAACAGGGCCAAGTTCTCAACCTACGCCTACATAAAGATAAGGGGAGAGATACTGGACTACCTGCGGAAGCTCGACTTTCTGCCCCGTAGCGTTAGGGAAAAGGTAAAAAACGGCGACCTCGACGACCTTAAGGAGGGAGTGGCTTCATTTATCTCTATAGAGGAAAAGCTCTTTGCCGACTCCGACAGGTTCACCGTTAAAGACACCCTTGCCTCCCCCGATGATGGTCCCGAGGAGCGTATGCTCCTTGAGGATGCCAAGGAAAAACTTACAGAGGCCATAAAGAAGCTGAGCGAAAAGGAGCAGCTCGTTCTGCAGCTTATCTTCGTAGAGGAGCTCGACCTTAAGTCTATAGGCGAGATACTGGGAATTTCTGTCTCCCGGGTCTCCCAGATAAAGAGCAGTGCCCTTAAGAAGTTGAGGAAATTCCTTGAGGATTCACTATAA
- a CDS encoding AAA family ATPase yields MEGQAESLVKLVKQREKESACKVLSFVSGKGGVGKTAVATSLAYILATDFKKRVLLLDADVGLGNVHLLLGLSLEKNLKAVLKGAPIEQVIQKAKGFDVVLGFSGIDSVEELDSYEASNLLIQLERLLGRYDYVLIDNSAGINRYTVGFSRWASATYVVTTPEPTALTDAYAFIKSVYKLYGYASFKVVVNMVRSKREGFDTFERLNASAVKFLGIPLKFAGVVPYSERFSRSLARGKLLVEEFPSDPFSQELRKVAQLEVGELIPTERREGLLRRLLNFIFEGV; encoded by the coding sequence ATGGAAGGTCAGGCTGAAAGCCTTGTAAAGCTCGTTAAACAGAGGGAGAAAGAGTCGGCCTGCAAGGTTCTGTCCTTTGTGAGCGGTAAGGGGGGAGTGGGTAAGACCGCCGTTGCAACCTCCCTTGCCTATATACTCGCCACCGACTTTAAGAAGCGGGTTCTCCTGCTCGATGCCGATGTGGGCCTGGGTAACGTTCACCTGCTTTTGGGGCTCTCTCTTGAGAAGAACCTTAAAGCGGTTCTTAAGGGGGCACCGATAGAGCAGGTGATTCAGAAGGCTAAGGGTTTCGATGTGGTTTTGGGTTTTTCGGGGATAGACTCTGTTGAGGAACTCGACTCCTACGAGGCGTCGAACCTTCTGATACAGCTTGAGAGGCTGCTTGGCCGTTACGATTACGTTCTTATAGACAACTCTGCCGGGATAAACAGGTATACGGTAGGTTTCTCCAGGTGGGCTTCTGCAACCTACGTTGTGACAACTCCGGAGCCCACGGCCCTTACCGATGCCTACGCTTTCATAAAGAGCGTTTATAAGCTCTACGGCTACGCCAGCTTTAAGGTTGTTGTGAACATGGTTAGGAGTAAGAGGGAAGGCTTTGATACCTTTGAGAGGCTCAACGCTTCGGCCGTTAAGTTTTTGGGCATACCTTTGAAGTTTGCAGGTGTGGTTCCCTACTCTGAGCGGTTTTCAAGGAGCCTTGCCAGGGGGAAGCTCTTGGTTGAGGAGTTCCCTTCGGACCCGTTCTCTCAGGAGCTCCGGAAAGTTGCCCAGCTTGAGGTGGGGGAGTTAATCCCCACTGAAAGGAGAGAGGGACTGCTGCGCAGGCTCCTTAACTTCATATTTGAAGGGGTGTAG
- a CDS encoding flagellar basal body P-ring protein FlgI, translating to MIRLLTVLFFLLLSAGAQGALVKISTLVNVEGVRPNYLTGYGIVVGLNGSGDGTTSVFTLQSIANMLRKMGIYVDPKAVKTKNAAAVIVTAKLPPFAKPGMTFDVEVASLGDAKSIANGVLIRTPLLGPDGKVYAFAQGPVSTGGGFSESNKGGKVQKNFPTAGIIPNGGIVERPLPFELSQMKQLVLTLNQPNFTLASEIAQVINEHFGKPLARAVDSATVKVDYPAGVNKVKFISEVLNLEVNTVPEPTIVIYEKTGTVIMSGDIKIDPPVYVSHGNIYVSVTKTPVISQPPPLSGGKTVVTQQVKTTVKEENGRIFGINSPSLRDLVKALNQLGVSPRDLIAILQAMKAAGKLHAKIVIM from the coding sequence TTGATTAGACTCCTTACGGTTCTCTTTTTTCTGCTCCTTTCTGCGGGCGCTCAAGGCGCCCTTGTGAAGATATCTACACTTGTAAACGTGGAGGGTGTGCGCCCCAACTACCTTACAGGTTACGGTATCGTTGTGGGCTTAAACGGCAGCGGAGACGGAACGACCAGCGTTTTTACCCTTCAGAGCATTGCCAACATGCTCAGGAAGATGGGGATATACGTAGACCCGAAGGCCGTTAAAACCAAGAACGCCGCTGCGGTTATAGTTACGGCCAAGCTCCCTCCCTTTGCCAAGCCGGGTATGACTTTCGACGTTGAGGTGGCCTCCCTCGGTGACGCAAAGAGTATCGCAAACGGCGTGCTCATCAGGACGCCGCTGCTCGGCCCCGACGGCAAAGTTTACGCCTTTGCGCAGGGGCCCGTTTCAACCGGTGGAGGTTTTAGTGAGTCAAATAAAGGCGGTAAGGTTCAGAAGAACTTCCCGACCGCCGGTATTATCCCTAACGGCGGAATAGTGGAAAGGCCGCTTCCCTTTGAGCTCTCCCAGATGAAGCAGCTGGTTCTGACTTTGAACCAGCCCAACTTTACCCTGGCCTCGGAGATTGCCCAGGTGATAAACGAGCATTTCGGGAAACCCCTTGCAAGGGCTGTAGATTCTGCAACCGTTAAGGTTGACTACCCTGCAGGTGTGAACAAGGTGAAGTTTATTTCGGAAGTTTTAAACCTTGAGGTGAACACGGTTCCCGAGCCCACCATAGTCATCTACGAGAAAACCGGCACGGTTATAATGAGCGGCGACATAAAGATAGACCCTCCGGTCTACGTTTCCCACGGCAACATCTACGTTTCCGTTACAAAGACTCCGGTTATCTCTCAGCCACCGCCCCTTTCCGGCGGGAAAACCGTTGTAACGCAACAGGTGAAAACTACGGTTAAAGAGGAAAACGGCAGGATATTCGGTATAAACTCCCCCTCCTTGAGGGACCTTGTAAAGGCGTTGAACCAGTTGGGGGTTTCCCCGAGAGACCTTATTGCGATTCTTCAGGCGATGAAGGCGGCGGGGAAGCTTCACGCAAAGATTGTGATTATGTAG
- the flhA gene encoding flagellar biosynthesis protein FlhA: MREGVALYYEKVYKYSDAVFVALILAILASMILPIPSFLLDILLTFSIAFSLVILMTTVYVKKPLELSSFPSLLLLATLFRLSLNVATTRRILLHGNEGPDAAGEVIKAFGQFVVGGNYIVGIIVFAILVVINYIVITKGTERISEVAARFVLDAMPGKQMSIDADLNAGLIDEEEAKRRRQEIAREADFYGAMDGASKFIRGDAVAGIIITLINIIGGFLIGVFQHHMSFSDAAKTFTILTVGDGLVSQIPSLITSTAAGLMVTRAAAETDLGHEIFKQLTKYHKPLFMAALALAVIGIVPGMPTLPFGLLAALVASVAYMVYKYEQAKELEEAQERAKELLKESKEEESPDEIVVQPEPITLEIGYSLIPYVDESQGGEVVKKIKNLRKQLAKELGIIIPLVHLRDNLELKPNEYRILLRDVEVARGEVEPGKFLAIDTGGVKGPLKGKPTKEPAFGLPAFWIDESEKDRARLLGYTVVDVPTVIVTHLSEVIKKHAHEVVSRADVKKLVDNLAKLYPIVKEIVPDQVSYGLLTKVIQNLLREGIPVKDLLTIIESLSENVERTKDPDVLTEFVRQALSRLITNLYARGGVLTAISLSPKAEEFILSKVKENGGVLPPLDPVFVQNLIKKIGSQLGHFVSQQLTPVLLTSPAVRPYVRRLVEPYLPSLAVLSYAEVEPGVQVNLIGVVDGE; encoded by the coding sequence ATGAGGGAAGGGGTAGCGCTCTACTACGAGAAGGTCTATAAGTACTCCGACGCCGTTTTCGTTGCCCTCATACTGGCGATTCTCGCCAGTATGATACTTCCCATTCCCTCTTTTCTGCTTGACATACTCCTCACCTTCAGCATCGCCTTCTCGCTGGTTATTCTCATGACAACCGTTTACGTGAAGAAACCCCTTGAGCTCTCTTCTTTCCCGTCCCTTCTGCTCCTTGCAACCCTTTTCAGGCTCTCTCTGAACGTTGCAACTACAAGGCGGATTCTCCTCCACGGCAACGAAGGCCCCGACGCCGCAGGTGAGGTTATTAAGGCTTTCGGCCAGTTTGTTGTCGGCGGTAACTACATAGTGGGCATCATAGTTTTTGCCATTCTCGTTGTTATCAACTACATCGTTATAACCAAGGGAACCGAGAGGATTTCGGAAGTTGCGGCCCGCTTCGTTCTGGACGCCATGCCCGGTAAGCAGATGAGTATAGACGCCGACCTTAACGCCGGCCTTATAGATGAGGAGGAGGCCAAGAGGCGTCGTCAGGAGATAGCGAGGGAGGCGGACTTCTACGGGGCTATGGACGGTGCCTCAAAGTTTATAAGGGGCGACGCCGTTGCCGGGATAATAATCACGCTGATTAACATTATCGGCGGCTTCCTGATAGGCGTTTTCCAGCACCACATGAGCTTTTCCGATGCCGCAAAGACTTTTACGATTCTGACCGTTGGCGACGGACTCGTTTCCCAGATACCCTCCCTCATAACCTCTACCGCTGCTGGCCTTATGGTTACTCGTGCGGCCGCCGAAACCGACCTGGGCCACGAGATATTCAAACAGCTCACCAAATACCATAAACCCCTTTTTATGGCTGCACTTGCCCTTGCGGTTATCGGGATAGTGCCCGGAATGCCCACGCTGCCCTTCGGGCTGTTGGCGGCCCTTGTGGCTTCGGTTGCCTACATGGTTTATAAGTACGAGCAGGCCAAGGAGCTTGAGGAAGCTCAGGAGAGGGCCAAGGAGCTCCTCAAGGAGAGCAAGGAGGAGGAGTCTCCCGATGAAATCGTTGTTCAGCCCGAGCCTATAACTCTCGAGATAGGTTACTCCCTCATCCCTTACGTTGACGAGAGTCAGGGAGGGGAGGTTGTTAAGAAGATTAAGAACCTGAGGAAGCAGCTTGCCAAGGAGCTCGGGATTATCATACCGCTGGTTCACCTGCGGGATAACCTTGAGCTTAAGCCGAACGAGTACAGGATTCTCCTGCGGGATGTGGAGGTTGCAAGGGGAGAGGTTGAGCCCGGTAAGTTCCTGGCTATAGACACCGGAGGGGTTAAGGGACCCCTTAAGGGTAAGCCTACCAAGGAGCCGGCTTTCGGCCTTCCTGCCTTCTGGATAGATGAGAGCGAGAAGGATAGGGCAAGACTGCTGGGCTACACGGTTGTTGACGTTCCTACTGTAATTGTGACTCACCTGTCGGAGGTTATTAAGAAGCACGCCCACGAGGTTGTCAGCCGGGCAGACGTTAAGAAGCTCGTTGATAACCTCGCCAAGCTCTACCCGATTGTTAAGGAGATTGTGCCCGACCAGGTCTCCTACGGCCTTCTTACAAAGGTTATTCAGAACCTCCTCAGGGAGGGAATCCCGGTTAAAGACCTGCTTACGATAATAGAGAGCCTTTCTGAGAACGTTGAGAGGACCAAGGACCCCGACGTCCTCACCGAGTTTGTTCGTCAGGCTCTCTCGAGGCTCATAACGAACCTCTACGCCAGGGGCGGGGTGCTGACTGCCATATCCCTCTCGCCGAAGGCGGAGGAGTTTATACTGAGTAAGGTTAAGGAGAACGGCGGGGTTCTGCCGCCCCTTGACCCGGTTTTCGTTCAGAACTTGATTAAGAAAATCGGCTCTCAGCTGGGGCACTTTGTATCTCAGCAGCTTACGCCGGTTCTACTTACTTCCCCTGCCGTAAGGCCCTACGTGAGGAGGTTGGTTGAGCCTTACCTTCCCAGCCTTGCGGTTCTCTCTTACGCCGAGGTGGAGCCGGGCGTTCAAGTTAACCTAATCGGAGTGGTGGACGGAGAATGA